The DNA segment GTGGGCGGCGGGGGCACGTTCTGCGGGTAGCCGTAGCCGCCGCTGGTGGGCGGCGTCCCCGGCGCCTGGGACGGCGCGGCGGGCGACGGCAGCGGTGCGGACGAGAAGGGCTCCGGCATGGCGTCCGGGACGTGCTGGGTGACCGCGTCCGGGTCCGACGCCGAGGACGCCTGCCCGTCCGCCGCGGACGGGGGGCCCGAGGCTTCCTCGGGCCAGGTGCTGGGCGGCGGGGTCGCGGAGGCGGCCGGGGCGCTCGCCGCCGGGGCCGGGTCGGGCGTCGCCGCGGGCTCGGGGCCGGAGGGCGCCGACGCCGGCGCTTCCGATGCCGGAGCCTCCGAGGCGGGTGCCTGCGGCCTCGGTGCCGCCGAGGCCGGTGCGGACGCCTCGTCCGGCGTCGCCGGGCCGTCGCCGTCCGCCTCGCCCTCCTCCACCGAGATCCCGAACTCGGTCGCCAGGCCCACCAGGCCGGTCTCGTACCCCTGCCCCAGGGCGCGGAACTTCCAGCCGTCCGCGCGCCGGTACAACTCCCCGCAGATCAGGGCCCGCTCGTCGCCCGTCTCGGGCACCACGTCGAAGACCGCGACCGGCTCGCCGTCGCTCGCCGCCGCGTCGTACAGCAGGACCCGCAGATCCGGGACCCCCGCGAACACGCCGCCGTCCGAGGACGCGGCCAGCACCACCCGGTCCACCGACGCGTCCAGCGCCGACAGATCCGCCTCGATGGTGTCGGTCAGGCTCTCGTCGAGCCGGGTCTTGGGCAGGTGCCGCACCAGGCCGCTGGGGTGCCGCGGTTGGTTGTAGAAGACGAAGTCCTCGTCGGAGTGCACGCGCCCCTCGGGCCCCACCAGCAGGGCCGAGGCGTCGACATCGGGGACGCCTGTGCCGGGGGTCCAGCGCAGGACGGCCCGGACAGCCGTGGCATCGAGGGGGACGTTCGACCCTTTCAGCATCGCGTGCGTCATGCCGCAATCCTGCCTTCCCTGAGGTCGCAGCGACAACGCGGGGGGCCACGAGCCGCCTTCGGGGTGCGACGGCAGGTACCCGGGAGCCCCGTGGGGGTTACGTGATTTTCACGCACGCGGGAACTAACCAGGCCCCCACACACGTACGATTACCGGCTGGATCCAGACAGCGAGACGCAGCGGGGGTGCCCGGGTCCCGCATGTATACGGGGAGTTGTATGCGGCACTTTGGGCACCTTCCGCCCGACATCCACAAGACGCTGTTCCACCAGGAGCCGGTGGAGTTCTCCGCGGACTCCCCGGCCCGCACCCTCGCGGTCGCCCTGGGCGCGACGCTCTACAGCCCCGCCACCCGCCCGCGGCTCGCCGCCGATGTCGTCAAACAGGCCGCACTCGGCGTGAAGTCCATGGTGCTGTGCCT comes from the Streptomyces angustmyceticus genome and includes:
- a CDS encoding TerD family protein; translation: MTHAMLKGSNVPLDATAVRAVLRWTPGTGVPDVDASALLVGPEGRVHSDEDFVFYNQPRHPSGLVRHLPKTRLDESLTDTIEADLSALDASVDRVVLAASSDGGVFAGVPDLRVLLYDAAASDGEPVAVFDVVPETGDERALICGELYRRADGWKFRALGQGYETGLVGLATEFGISVEEGEADGDGPATPDEASAPASAAPRPQAPASEAPASEAPASAPSGPEPAATPDPAPAASAPAASATPPPSTWPEEASGPPSAADGQASSASDPDAVTQHVPDAMPEPFSSAPLPSPAAPSQAPGTPPTSGGYGYPQNVPPPPTQPPAQPAYGYPGPPPQYQPQQPPPAPYGAPQPPQQSPATYGYPPQQPFVPDPSFVLPPQGPQFQRR